The sequence CTATAATTCTGGCGATGATCTTGAAAAAACTGTTAAGTCAATTTCTCCCCTAATTAGTTTCTTAAATGCAGAGTATATTTTAATTGATGGTTTTTCAGATGATGACAGCTATTCACGCTTAATAGACCGCAATGTATTTGATGTAGCTATCTCTGAAGTAGATGGCGGAATATATGATGCGATGAATAAAGGGATAAAGCTTTCTCGAGGGAAATGGATTTGGTTCTTAAACAGCGGTGATTTAGCTTTAAAGTCTGCAAGATGTTTAAAGACCTACTTGGACTCGGGCAATAAAAGCATTAATTTACTGTACGGAAATTTTATGACCGTTTCTGGGTATGAAGTTGATCAAAATTTGAATCTTAGAATGCTTTTAACCGGAATGCTAAATCATCAAACTATTGTTTATAGGCGAGATATATT comes from Polynucleobacter sp. MWH-Svant-W18 and encodes:
- a CDS encoding glycosyltransferase; translation: MDIDLSIITVNYNSGDDLEKTVKSISPLISFLNAEYILIDGFSDDDSYSRLIDRNVFDVAISEVDGGIYDAMNKGIKLSRGKWIWFLNSGDLALKSARCLKTYLDSGNKSINLLYGNFMTVSGYEVDQNLNLRMLLTGMLNHQTIVYRRDILDSFDLNYGLCADFAHLLNSFQKISPLKIDAPLAEYNLYGKSSRFTRSDRVKIWLYRCKAFYNSSLPLLFRLTGMLFSLGVCSIKAFFPLCGSRTLELRKNINK